A region from the Cellvibrio sp. PSBB006 genome encodes:
- a CDS encoding BlaI/MecI/CopY family transcriptional regulator has translation MANTKLPELSKAEFSLLHVLWKKQPLSVREIHERLDNDWAYTTTKTVLDRLVSKNMLHREAMHGVNVYRPAIGRAAGLAHWVRFIADKVFELEPAEVVNLFAKRKTYNDEEIAELRALLAEDEKSRKE, from the coding sequence GTGGCAAATACCAAGTTACCTGAATTATCCAAAGCGGAGTTTTCCTTGCTGCATGTGTTATGGAAGAAGCAACCGCTTTCCGTGCGTGAGATTCATGAGCGCCTGGATAACGATTGGGCTTACACCACAACCAAGACAGTACTGGATCGTCTGGTGAGCAAAAACATGTTGCACCGCGAAGCAATGCACGGTGTGAATGTGTATCGTCCGGCTATCGGACGTGCAGCGGGGCTGGCCCATTGGGTGCGCTTTATTGCCGACAAGGTATTTGAACTGGAGCCCGCTGAAGTGGTTAATCTGTTTGCAAAACGCAAGACCTACAATGATGAAGAAATTGCCGAGCTGCGAGCGCTCTTGGCTGAGGATGAAAAATCCCGCAAGGAATAA
- a CDS encoding M56 family metallopeptidase, which produces MPEYLGYLLVDYSFLVLSVAQRFILFSAAGLLLVLLIARTFRLHPHRMAFIWLLYLVWLIPASAPLMPSLPQGWLAHMGLQDFSLSDPCAALPIERLGNTILPFAPFFNTKVTLFLLWFAIASFLLLRLALKRWEFVRLIHRACTLTTTDLQSLLLAQRAAYGLTRNVRLVSSDEYPAPFTIGFWRPVIFLPQTMLNQLDRSTLMVVLAHELAHIKRRDDLYILLQHIFGAIFFFNPLIRYADRQLSESREMCCDHMAVNQCRIPPRDYGHALLRVVEYFRQPALVAAPVAGFLSRDIHVRIRSLVQLPGKRKSWLPIALTLLGLTGVSTVFGGINQTPAHITEMQQARAALVHLQPVSPLPDGVLISGVDILRPMGCFMPHRDQYHSGIDLQPLGGSAPVVAFVDGRVISVTTLPAYVGKLVRIKHAGGFVSAYARLDEVWVRKGDQIRAGQPFASVGATPRTDHLHFEVTRDQAVVDPTFLLR; this is translated from the coding sequence GTGCCTGAATACCTGGGTTATCTGCTGGTTGATTACAGTTTTCTGGTGTTGTCAGTTGCGCAACGATTTATTTTATTTTCCGCAGCCGGTTTGTTGTTGGTGTTGTTGATTGCCAGAACCTTTCGTCTGCATCCGCACCGGATGGCATTTATCTGGCTGTTGTATCTGGTGTGGCTGATTCCCGCTTCAGCACCGTTAATGCCGTCTCTGCCCCAGGGGTGGCTCGCCCATATGGGCTTGCAGGATTTCAGCTTAAGTGATCCCTGTGCGGCCTTGCCGATTGAGCGACTGGGAAACACCATCCTGCCTTTTGCGCCTTTCTTTAATACCAAGGTCACATTGTTTCTATTGTGGTTTGCCATAGCCAGTTTTCTATTGCTGCGCCTTGCGCTTAAGCGCTGGGAATTTGTTCGTTTGATACACCGTGCCTGCACGCTGACGACGACTGACCTGCAATCTTTATTGCTGGCCCAGCGAGCAGCCTACGGCTTGACGAGAAATGTTCGGCTGGTCTCTTCGGATGAATACCCCGCGCCTTTCACCATAGGTTTTTGGCGTCCGGTAATATTTTTACCGCAAACCATGCTCAACCAGCTGGATCGCAGCACCTTGATGGTAGTACTTGCCCATGAGTTGGCACACATCAAGCGACGCGATGATCTGTATATTCTTTTGCAACATATTTTCGGCGCGATATTTTTTTTCAATCCGTTGATTCGCTATGCCGATCGCCAGTTGTCGGAGTCTCGCGAGATGTGTTGCGATCATATGGCCGTTAACCAATGCCGCATCCCACCCCGTGATTACGGCCATGCCCTGCTCAGGGTTGTGGAATATTTTCGGCAGCCGGCGCTGGTTGCTGCACCGGTTGCCGGGTTCCTGTCACGCGATATCCATGTGCGTATCCGGTCATTGGTGCAGTTGCCGGGCAAACGCAAAAGCTGGTTGCCAATCGCATTGACGCTGTTGGGGCTGACTGGCGTGAGCACAGTCTTTGGCGGTATAAACCAGACGCCCGCGCACATCACTGAGATGCAGCAGGCGCGCGCGGCGCTGGTGCATCTTCAACCGGTGTCGCCTCTGCCTGATGGTGTGTTGATCAGTGGTGTCGACATACTCAGGCCGATGGGATGCTTCATGCCTCATCGCGATCAATATCATAGCGGTATTGACCTGCAACCCCTCGGTGGCAGTGCGCCCGTGGTGGCGTTTGTCGATGGTCGGGTTATCAGTGTGACAACGCTGCCAGCTTATGTTGGCAAGCTGGTGCGCATTAAACACGCCGGCGGTTTTGTGTCTGCCTACGCCCGCCTAGATGAAGTCTGGGTGCGCAAAGGCGACCAGATCCGTGCTGGCCAACCCTTTGCCAGTGTGGGCGCAACACCGCGCACGGATCACCTCCATTTTGAAGTCACTCGCGACCAGGCGGTGGTGGACCCCACCTTCCTGCTGCGATGA